Proteins co-encoded in one Acipenser ruthenus chromosome 3, fAciRut3.2 maternal haplotype, whole genome shotgun sequence genomic window:
- the LOC131732158 gene encoding inactive ubiquitin thioesterase OTULINL-like, giving the protein MAVTKPSITIVVVLEWGDIYGLKDKKAREKACKLLFMDESSEYKMYEAVKFLMLYLAIEMFEGMRHGQDVPNFCAILFSRDTSLDPFSFMLNHLNTIGDSGGLEQIEMFLPGYTLQLQMQTFRLYKYDTEEFEVSFTDVCGRDWHKITLLTEDDRHYNIQCLAKMSNCTSPRHPPVLMGMTWPGVPVGYI; this is encoded by the exons ATGGCAGTCACCAAGCCCTCTATcaccattgttgttgttttagaa TGGGGTGATATTTATGGACTCAAGGATAAGAAGGCACGTGAAAAGGCCTGCAAGCTCCTGTTCATGGATGAATCAAGCGAGTACAAGATGTACGAGGCAGTGAAATTCCTCATGCTCTACCTGGCCATTGAGATGTTTGAGGGCATGAGACACGGGCAAGATGTCCCCAATTTCTGTGCAATCCTTTTCTCAAGGGACACATCTTTAGACCCTTTTAGCTTCATGCTAAATCACCTGAACACCATTGGTGACTCTGGTGGCCTTGAGCAG aTTGAGATGTTTCTTCCTGGATACACATTACAGCTGCAAATGCAAACCTTCAGACTGTACAAGTATGACACAGAGGAATTTGAAGTTAGTTTCACTGATGTATGTGGGAGGGACTGGCACAAGATCACCCTCCTGACAGAGGACGACAGACATtataacatacagtgccttgcgaaa atgtcCAATTGCACGTCGCCACGTCACCCTCCAGTGCtgatgggcatgacctggcctggtgTCCCTGTTGGTTAcatctaa